From one Desulfitibacter alkalitolerans DSM 16504 genomic stretch:
- a CDS encoding NAD(P)H-dependent glycerol-3-phosphate dehydrogenase, with amino-acid sequence MINVTVIGSGSWGTALSLVLSDGRNKVTLWGREQEIHDIHKNQRENKAYLPGVQLPDGINITSDIDEALAEAELIVLSIPSQSLREVCSHIRPFIKGMPIIVNTAKGLEIKTLSRLSQVIKEELPLYSKNIAVLSGPSHAEEVGRRIPTAIVSAAEDKRIAEYVQDAFMTPYFRVYTNPDVIGVEMAGALKNIIAVATGISDGLGFGDNSKAALITRGLAEIARLGTKMGGELLTFAGLCGVGDLVVTCTSMHSRNRRAGIQIGQGKPLEQVLRDMGMVVEGIKTTRAAYEIAAKNQVDVPITEELHNILFKGLDPKKGVSNLMERSKTHEVEEIVLNRKDW; translated from the coding sequence ATGATAAATGTAACAGTAATTGGGTCTGGCAGCTGGGGAACTGCTCTATCCCTGGTGTTATCCGATGGGAGGAACAAGGTTACACTTTGGGGTAGAGAACAGGAAATTCATGATATTCATAAAAATCAACGAGAGAATAAGGCTTATCTTCCTGGAGTGCAGCTTCCTGACGGCATCAATATTACTAGTGATATTGATGAAGCTCTAGCTGAAGCTGAGCTAATTGTTCTTTCTATTCCTTCACAGTCCTTAAGAGAAGTTTGTTCCCACATAAGACCTTTCATAAAGGGAATGCCCATAATTGTGAATACTGCAAAGGGTTTGGAAATTAAAACCCTTTCAAGACTATCCCAGGTAATCAAGGAAGAGCTGCCCCTATACAGCAAAAACATTGCAGTTTTGTCAGGACCAAGCCATGCTGAAGAGGTCGGCCGCAGAATACCAACGGCAATAGTTTCTGCTGCAGAGGATAAAAGGATTGCAGAATATGTACAGGATGCATTTATGACACCTTATTTTAGAGTATATACCAACCCTGATGTTATTGGGGTAGAAATGGCTGGTGCCCTGAAAAATATCATTGCTGTTGCAACTGGCATCTCTGATGGACTGGGGTTTGGAGATAATAGTAAGGCTGCTCTTATTACAAGGGGTCTTGCGGAAATTGCCAGATTAGGAACTAAAATGGGTGGTGAGCTTTTAACCTTTGCGGGTTTATGCGGCGTGGGCGATTTGGTGGTAACCTGTACAAGTATGCATAGTCGTAATAGAAGAGCAGGAATACAAATTGGCCAGGGTAAGCCATTAGAGCAGGTCTTAAGAGACATGGGGATGGTTGTAGAAGGTATTAAGACCACCAGGGCAGCCTATGAAATAGCTGCTAAGAATCAGGTAGATGTACCCATTACTGAAGAACTACATAACATCCTGTTTAAAGGCCTTGATCCCAAGAAAGGAGTTTCTAATTTAATGGAAAGAAGTAAGACCCACGAGGTTGAAGAAATAGTTCTAAACCGAAAAGATTGGTAA